The nucleotide window AAATAGACCCACACCACAAAGTCGATTGATATGCATGCCAGGCAACCCTTATTTCAATTTCTTGTCGGCATTCACTTTGGTATAAAAGGCTAGGGATAAAATAATCAAAGCGATACCAATAATCAAATACAGCGCGTAAAGCATCTGTGATGCATCATGCAAAGCCATCTTGAAGACCACCATCAACGCTTCAATGGATAAGGCGATAATAATCGCCGTTAAAAACTTGGATAACAGCCTTGCCTCGTCTTTTTTATCCGAATAAGCCTTATAAACCACCTCTCTTTCCAATAGGGTCTTGGCTAAATCAAATATCGCCAAGCCCATTGTCAAAGCGATAATCGGTTTAAAGACACTTTCCAGGGTATATTCCGAAGGGTTGACCAATTGTAAAAAGTAGTCGTAAAACGCATAACCAATCGACATAACCGAAAAGAACATCAAAGACACACCAATACCGAAATAGAACGCCTTGGTAACAAAGTTGAAAGTAGGATGGCGTTCTACCAGGCCAAAACGGGATAACAGGCTGCTTAAATTGAAGTCAAAAAAGAAGTTTTGATTATTGGTAAACACCATCATGGTGATACAGGATTCACCGGTTGCCGAACTCATATAAGGCGCACTGATAAACACCCCCTCCTCTTTTTTAACCATTTGGGTAGCTAAATAACTGCGGTTTTTACCTCTTGCCGTAGTCAGAAGTTTATGTCTAAAGATATTCGGGGATGTCTGTTTGAACTTGTCATCACTGACATAAATCAGCTCTAAACTGGGGAATATTCCAAAAAAACTTTTAATCGTGCTCACATCGCTTGTCATATATTGTGCGTTGTTGCGCAACGTCTCAAACAGGAACTTTTCAATTCCCGATTTATGTTCGTTATAGATACTGATAAACTCTTGCATGGTAATTCTCCTTAATTACCGTCTTTATAGCGACCAAAACGCCAAAATCATATTCATTTTAAAATTCAATCAGTTAACCGAATAACATCTTATTTGAGGGAAATCCCCGTCGTCTGCATATCGAAAAAGGTGCTAATTTGGTGCAACTCAAGCCATCTAATAGCTCTGTCTATCACCGCATTGCGGCTCGCTCTTTCGAAAACATCCGAGTACCTCACCAGGCCTGGTAAGTCTTGTTGAATCCATGCTGAAGAGTTCGCTTTTTATTTTTATCTTTGCGATAAACGCAACACAGTTTTCATCAACTAAACGTGATGCATCTTATTCGGCCGTGTTACTATTTTTATGTTGAAAAAAAGCCCAACAGAGTTGTTGCTTTGTCGGTCAAATAAAAAAAATCACGAGGTTCTCATGAAAGACCAGATGCAAAACCAGGCGAAAAGCCAGTACCCAAGCCTATTCACCCCCATAAAACTCGGAGCCATCGAATGCCCAAACCGTATTTTCATGGCGCCGCTTACCCGTGCCCGCGCAGGTGAAATCCATCAACCCAATGAATTGATGGCGCAATACTATGCACAACGTGCCAGCGCTGGCTTATTAATTGCCGAAGCGACTATGGCGATGGAGGGGTGTAGCTCCTTCTGGAAGGAGCCAGGCATCTACTCTCAAGCGCAAATCGATGGCTGGAAAAAAGTCACCGATGCGGTACACGAAAAAGGCGGTCGAATCTTCCTGCAGATTTGGCATGGTGGCCGTACCTGTCACCCGGCACTCAACCAAGGTAAAACACCGGTGGCTCCTAGTGCCATCGCCGCTGAAGCTGAAGTACATACCCCAGAAGGAAAGCTGCCTTACAGCGTGCCCCACGCACTGACTTTGGAAGAGATTCCAACGGTTATCCAGGGTTTCAAACAAGCGGCGATCAATGCCAAAGCCGCCGGATTCGACGGCGTTGAAGTGCATGGTGCCAATGGTTATTTAATAGACCAATTCTTGCGTGACGGAAGCAACCACAGAACCGATAGCTACGGAGGCTCCATTGAAAATCGTGCCCGTTTCTTGTTAGAAGTGTTACAGACAACCATTGATGTTTGGGGCAGTGATCGTGTAGGGTTGAGAATTTCACCCCTCAACAGTTACAACGACATGCGAGACAGCAATCCAATCGCCCTAACGGAATGGTTATGTAACAAACTCAATGATTACAACCTGGCTTATCTACATATCATGCGAAGCGACTTTTTTGGCCTTCAAAAAGAGGAAGTTCTCGAGGTATGTGAAAAAAATTATCAAGGCAACCTAATTAGCAATATGGGATACGATGCCGATGAAGCCGAAGCCGCCATTGCCAACAGCAACATTGATGCGATTGCCTTTGGGGTAAGCTTTTTGGCCAATCCTGATTTGCCAGAACGTATTCAAGCCGGCGTAGCCTTGAACGAGGCTGATCCAGACACCTTCTACACGGAAGGGCCTGAGGGTTATACCGACTACCCATTCATGAATCAGGCATAATCCAGTTCATTAGAAATCAACGCAAATTACCAGTCCAACTTAGCTGGCCTGGTAATTTGTTTGGTTTGCTATACAATTTCAGCTATCAGAGATTCATAGAGCAAGCCCAACATGCAGATACAACCGCCTTATAACAAACCTTTTTCACAATCCAGTGAAGAAAACAAAGACGTTATCCTGAAGATTATCGCCCCGCTTCTGGCTGATAGACAAACCCTATTGGAAATTGCCAGTGGTACCGGGCAGCATGCGGTATTTTTTGCGGAACAAATGCCGCAATTGACTTGGCAAACCTCCGACTTGCTTGAGTCCCATTCGGGCATAAAACAATGGCTTAATGACGCGAACTTGCCCAATGTGCTCCCTCCCTTTCAACTGAATGTTTCAGAAGATACCTGGCCTAACACTCGATATGACGCCGTTTTCAGTGCCAATAGTTTTCACATTATGGGCGAACACAATGTGGAGGATTTCTTTAAAAACGTCTCCAAAGTTCTGAATGACAATGCTCTCGTCCTGATTTACGGCCCTTTCAACTACAACGGCCAATTCACCAGTGACAGTAACGCCAACTTTGATATTTGGCTCAAAAACCGCAACCCTCAAAGTGGTATTAAAGATTTTGAATGGTGTGACGCTTTAGCCAATAAAGCGGGATTAACCCTGCTTGACGACTTTGAAATGCCGATGAACAACCGAATTTTAGTTTGGAAAAAATCAAAAAAGAGACTCCCTCAACGTGAAATTGAAAAAATGAACCGGATTATCAATGAGGCAAATAAAAGGGGAATATCAGTGTCTGAACTGGCTGATGAAGTTTTTAGAGAGATGTTCGAATAACATCATAAATCAATCTTCGATTGATAAAAACACCTGATGTTGCTCATATCAGGTGTTTAAAGCCATCAAGAAGGTAATTGCGGTTTTATAGCGTCCAGATTCAAAATACGTGTTGACGGCAAATAGATCAAACAGGGAGATTCTTATAACTTTCTTTAAGACGGATATATAACTCATCACCCGAAAAGTCAGTCATCTCGGCAATGATTTCAAACATCACCACATTATCCTCTTTGCCATGCCACTCTTTAATGTAAGTCCCCTCTTTATATCCGTGGTCTTGGCGGAATTGATTCAACACATTCTTGGCCATGTAGATTTGATACAGCTGTGTAAAGCTCAAGTCGGCCATGCTGCATGAATCGACAAAAGCCTTTGTCAAACGCTCTAAATAGCCCTCAGAAACCTCACCAGCTTCTAACGCGGTGGCCAGCATCTTTTCATGCACTTCTACTTGTTCAATCACCGACAAAGAAGCGGTATTTTGAGCTGGGTTCCCTTTTGAGGATAACACCTGCGCCAGGATGGTTGCGGCTCTCTCCAACTCAAAATGCTCAAGTACCAGGCTCTGCAGAAAATGCCAAATATCCACCAGCTCAACCCGCACGTTTTCCATATCGGTTTTTGCATCCACTGCCTTCCAGTGCTTCCAAGGGTAGCTGTCAATCAACTCTGCAGTCTCCATGACGATACAGCGACGCCAATTGATTGGTTTACCCAACACAGTCACACCTGAACGCCAATCCACGCCATTGGTGGCCTCATTTAAGGTATTTTGCATAGTGAGCATTTCATTGATTGAGTCTACGATTTGTGGGTTTTGCATAAAATTCCTGAGTATCTAGTTAACTGGCACACTTAAAATTTTAAGTGTGCTTCAGTGTGGTAATTCACCTTTGAGTGGATCAAATCGCATTAGGCTCTTAAGGGTTTTACATTCAGTAAAGAGACAAAAAGCGAGATGACAATCGTTCCAAACACAAAACAAAACATGCCTTGTGCGGTGGTTAACCACCAAGTAAAGAGGTTATCGGGTGTGAATGCGCCGGACATGGTAAATTGCACATTCAAGGAATGCACTAGGCCAGCCACTGGCCAAGCATTCTGCAAATAGTCAGGCGCATCGTTGAACACGCCGTTCATCTGATACAAGCCAGCAAACAGAAACATCGCGGTTAAAAAATTGACCATCGCCAATACGATGACTCGACCCGTGGCTGAGACCATCGAACCTTCGGTGATTTTACAAATGCCAAACAGTATCACCCCCAACTCTTTATTGACGATTCCAAAGATTCGCACCATCATCAACAGCATTATCCATTGCGGCCAATGAATCGATGGAAACAAGACGGTTGCCACCGTCACCACCACGGACAATCCCAACCAACCCACGATATAAAACTCAGACAAGAACAGACGTTTATCGCGGATTTTTTGCCATGCGTCAGATTCGGCAACAAACTCACTCTCTCGGCGTTTGTAATAGCTATCCAACCAAAAGTACGGTGAAAATGAATAGAAGAAACGAATCAGCTGCTTTACGAATTCTGCGGTATTTAACATCAAATTGACCTTTAAGAACTTTAGATTAATGAGTGATTAAAATGTGATACGTTGCGAGGCCACTAATAATGGCAAGGATAAAAATTCCTGTTGAACCTGCGATGCAGTCAACCCATGACCGATGATATAAGCATTGGCCTTAAGAACGTCTTTTAATTCAGCAAAACTGGCATGCCAGGTATTGGGCTTCAGCCTTGCATCGAAAATACAGACCTGGGCTTGTTGTATAAAATCATATAGACCGCTATCCACACAACTGTCTCCGGTGTAACCCAAGCGCGCTTGACCTTGCTGGTCGCGTAATACAAAACCATAACTCAGTTCAGAATGAAACCCCGGATAAAATTCAATCGTAAGACCATGACTTAATTCAACACTTTGGAAAGGTTCGATTTCAGGCCAATCCGCCAACTCTTCAACGGAAAGTTGTTGTAAGTGTTCCGCCATACGATAGGTTTGCAATCGCCTAGAAACCTCTTTAGCGGCAAAGACTTGCATCTTGTTACCACGGGCTTGCTCAACCCGCAACACCACAGGTAAATCACCAGAGTGATCAGAATGGTTATGGGTGATGATGACATTACGCGGAAATTGCGAAAACTGCGGAAATTGTGTAACCACTTCTCGTCCAACCCCCAGCCCCAAATCTACCAGGCAAAAAGGTGTTCCCTGATGTAACAACATAAAACTGCTACTGGCCAAGCCATCATAAATAGCCGACGCTCCACCACCGGTTCCCAATACCACTAATTCAAATTGACTGTCTTGCAAAAGGCTCTCTCTAAGTTAAAGAAAATATTAAATTTCAATGCAATTCTACTCGATTAATACCGCTCGGTCTTAAGTAATCCCCCCCATATCCATATAAAAATACTTAAAGAAATGTCCTTTTCGGCCGAAACAGAACTCAGGAATATCTAAATTATAAATAAACGGAACTTTTTTAACATGCCACTCATTATAAATACCAATGTACAATCCTTGAGTGCAATCAATGTGTTGAATCAGACTCAATCCGGCCTAAATCAAAGTATGCAAACCCTAAAGCACAGGTCTGAGAATTAATGCAAGCAGGGATGACGCTGCTGGGTCAAACATCATTTCAGGCCTGACCCGAATGGTGATGGGGAATCAACAAGCTCAAGTCAATACACTGCATGGTGTTTCCGTCGCCCAAACCATGGATGGCAGTGTTCAAGAAGTTAACACCCTCTACCAACGTATGCGAGAACTTGGCATTCAGTCGCTCAACGGCACCTACAGCAATGACGATCGTGAACAGATGGATTTAGAGTTCCAAGCACTCTATAAAGAGATTGGTCGAATTGGCAACAGCGTGACGTTCAATGGGCATAATCTACTCAATACCGATGGTGAAATAGGCATTCAAGTTGATTTTGAAGTTAGTCAAGGCAATAAAGTGCCGGTTAAAACCATCAATATCGGTAACTTAGACGCCCTATCAAGCAATCCGACACCGACTAGCTTTGCCAAAAGCCAAATCAATCAACCAACCGGCTTTGATGGGATAATCAACGTTCTCGGGATTCCATTAGGTGACAGTGTCAATATATCTTTGGCAGGTGAAACCTTAAACATCAGTTACGATATTGCCAATGGTTTATTGGCTCCCAATACCGCAACCGCCAACAATGGTGCTGGGTTTAATAGTGTCCTTGCCAACTGGGTCAATACCAACTCCGCATTACAAACCGCTGGTTACAGCGCTGCTTTCAATAGTGGTGATGGTTCGATTGTACTCAGTAATAGTAATGGCGATGTCTCCACTGGCGCGATGAGTTTTAGTGCGATTGATGGCCCATTGGGTGCACCGTTTAGTATTTCACAAACCTCAATTCCCGCTGGCACACCACCACCGGAACCTGAACCACCCGGTTCAGCAATGGATATCCGTACCCAAGCGAGTGCCACGACTTCAATCGATACCATCGATCGGCGTTTAGGGGTTTTGACCGACTTCTTAACTGAAACCGGTAGCACACTTAACCGCTTGCAGCAGGTTCACCATAGCTTACAAAGCAAAATCGAAATCGACAAAGGAGTTCGCTCAATAATACAGGATGCCGACTATGCCAAAACCGTGGCAACCTATACTAAAGAGCTGATCTTAAATCAATCCGCGACAGCGATGTTGGCTCAATCCAAAAACGTTCCACTCAACATAATCAATAACCTACTTAGATGATTGCCCAATGATGATTTATCAAGACCTTGATTCATAATCATCCTCCCCAAAAATCCGATTAAAATGCCAACAAAATAACAACCCTTTTCTATTTTGTTCGATACATTTTGTTCAATGCATTAGGGGCCGAGTTATAAATGACAAAAACACCACCCTATTTTCAGTTCCCGATTTTAATTTACACAAATTAAATCAATAGCGCGTATAGTAAATGCTTTGCCGTAGCGATTTTTAACCAGGTTTGTTGCGTTCTTTTCCCAAATAGAGGTTTAAATGCCAACACCGCGTATCCGCTACCAAACCATTGAATTCGATAACCAAGATATTCATTTACGTTGTCTTAGAGATAAACAGCAATTTTCTGACCCTTTAGGTGAAGCCCACTCTTTGGGTATCTCTTCCGCACAATGGTCACTATTCGGTGTGGTATGGGAATCCAGTCAAATCCTTGCCAATAAAATGCAAGACTTTGATATCAAAGGTAAACGAATCTTGGAACTCGGCTGCGGTATCGGTTTATCCAGTATATTGCTCAACACCCGCAATGCCGACATCACCGCAACAGACTACCACCCTCAAGCCGGTAACTTTTTAGCTAAAAACGTAACATTGAATAATGGTAAAGAGATTCCATTTTTACGAACCGACTGGAAAGACGAACATTTAGGTCTAGGGAAATTCGATTTGATTATTGGTTCTGATTTATTGTACGAAAGAAATCATATTGACCTATTATCTAAATTCATCAATCAACACGCCAATCCAAAGTGTGAAATCATCTTAGTTGATCCAGGTCGTGGCAACCACAGTCGTTTTAGTAAAAAAATGGTTGAATTCGGTTATAAACACAGCCAATACAAACCCGATATTTCCGATGAATCCATACCGTTCAATGGCTTTATTTTGAGTTATAAACGAGATTGAAAACAAAACTACCAGGCCTGGTCATTTCAGGTCATGTAGTTATAAAATCTATCGTTACAAAACCTATGGTTACAAAAATACCGATACCAACCTAACAAACACCACCAGTCATACCGTTTCGGTGTCAATGGCTTCATAACCGCTATACTGACTTTGAAAATGGGTTTTGCCATTTTTTAAAAAGTCATCGAAAGACCACTTTTTGTTATCTAACACATCGATAAACTCAGTGCGAATCACATAAGTCTCAGCCATTAAGGTAGAACCATTTTCAAGCTGCACTGCAACCCACTGCCGCTGATACTGTTCACCCTCAAAAACATCTAACCGCCGCCAAGCTTGTGATGAAACATCCAAATACAGGACTCCTTCAACTGTATCCTCGGTACTGGCGAGGATTCCAGGATAATACTCACCTTGTATACATCTGCGGCTAAAACCGGTTATTTGGCCTGGCACGGAGTGGAAGCTATCGCCACAGACTTCTTGCATAATCTCTTGGCACATTAAGGTGCCATAGGTAAAACAGTGATTCATAGGCGATTTGCAGGTAATGCGACCTTTTACCCTCATAATTCCTTGAACGAAATAAACCCTTCAATGGAGATTTTTAACCTAGTAACGCCTGTTATTCATAAACTTGGCAATAAGCGTTCATCTTTTAGAAAAATCTATCTCATTAAAAGGCAGCGGCTTACTGAAAAAGTAACCTTGGATATAGTGACAGTTATTTTGTTTTAAAAACTCGAGTTGCTCTTGGGTTTCGACCCCTTCGGCAAGTATTTCCAAGCCGAAATTTTGCGCCAAACCGATTACCGTCTGAGTAATCATCTCATCATCTTTATTACCTGGCACTCCTTTGATGAAAGACTGGTCAATTTTCAGTTTATCAATAGGCATGTGTTTAAGTCGTGACAAGGAGGAATACCCTGTCCCAAAATCATCAATCGAAAGTCGGATACCCAAGGCTTTAAATTCATGTAGCACCGAAATATAACGGTCTTCCTGCATAATGGTACTTTCTGTTATTTCAAGTTCCAAATAACGTGCATCCAACCCAGAAAAATTCAGCGCATCCCTCACCGTCCTAACAATATTTTTATCAGAGAGCTGTCTTCCTGAGATATTGACCGCTATATGCGATAACTCAATACCTTCAGAAAGCCAGGTTTTCATTTGTAGGCATGCCTTTTTCAATATCCAGGCTCCTAAAGGCACAATCAATCCAGTGTCTTCCGTCAAAGGAATGAACCGGTTTGGCGCAACCAGCCCGGTATCCGGACTCAACCAGCGTACCAGGGCTTCGGTACCGACTATTTTGCCTGTTAGGCTGTTTACCTGCGGCTGATAATAGAGGACAAACTCCTCATTCTCTAATGCCTTGCGTAAGGCACTATTCAAATACATCAATTCAAAGTTGGCGGTTGCCATCTCTTCCGAGAAGAACTCGTAGTTATTTCGGCCTTGTTCCTTGGCTCGGTATAATGCCGTATCCGCTTTCTTCAATAAATCGACCGATTGTGTGCCATCATCGGGACTTATTGCGATACCGATACTTGTCGTTACTCTGAAGTTATGAATA belongs to Thiomicrorhabdus immobilis and includes:
- a CDS encoding alkene reductase — its product is MKDQMQNQAKSQYPSLFTPIKLGAIECPNRIFMAPLTRARAGEIHQPNELMAQYYAQRASAGLLIAEATMAMEGCSSFWKEPGIYSQAQIDGWKKVTDAVHEKGGRIFLQIWHGGRTCHPALNQGKTPVAPSAIAAEAEVHTPEGKLPYSVPHALTLEEIPTVIQGFKQAAINAKAAGFDGVEVHGANGYLIDQFLRDGSNHRTDSYGGSIENRARFLLEVLQTTIDVWGSDRVGLRISPLNSYNDMRDSNPIALTEWLCNKLNDYNLAYLHIMRSDFFGLQKEEVLEVCEKNYQGNLISNMGYDADEAEAAIANSNIDAIAFGVSFLANPDLPERIQAGVALNEADPDTFYTEGPEGYTDYPFMNQA
- a CDS encoding DUF938 domain-containing protein, which codes for MQIQPPYNKPFSQSSEENKDVILKIIAPLLADRQTLLEIASGTGQHAVFFAEQMPQLTWQTSDLLESHSGIKQWLNDANLPNVLPPFQLNVSEDTWPNTRYDAVFSANSFHIMGEHNVEDFFKNVSKVLNDNALVLIYGPFNYNGQFTSDSNANFDIWLKNRNPQSGIKDFEWCDALANKAGLTLLDDFEMPMNNRILVWKKSKKRLPQREIEKMNRIINEANKRGISVSELADEVFREMFE
- a CDS encoding dUTP diphosphatase; this translates as MQNPQIVDSINEMLTMQNTLNEATNGVDWRSGVTVLGKPINWRRCIVMETAELIDSYPWKHWKAVDAKTDMENVRVELVDIWHFLQSLVLEHFELERAATILAQVLSSKGNPAQNTASLSVIEQVEVHEKMLATALEAGEVSEGYLERLTKAFVDSCSMADLSFTQLYQIYMAKNVLNQFRQDHGYKEGTYIKEWHGKEDNVVMFEIIAEMTDFSGDELYIRLKESYKNLPV
- a CDS encoding MBL fold metallo-hydrolase; the encoded protein is MQDSQFELVVLGTGGGASAIYDGLASSSFMLLHQGTPFCLVDLGLGVGREVVTQFPQFSQFPRNVIITHNHSDHSGDLPVVLRVEQARGNKMQVFAAKEVSRRLQTYRMAEHLQQLSVEELADWPEIEPFQSVELSHGLTIEFYPGFHSELSYGFVLRDQQGQARLGYTGDSCVDSGLYDFIQQAQVCIFDARLKPNTWHASFAELKDVLKANAYIIGHGLTASQVQQEFLSLPLLVASQRITF
- a CDS encoding flagellin N-terminal helical domain-containing protein — its product is MRINASRDDAAGSNIISGLTRMVMGNQQAQVNTLHGVSVAQTMDGSVQEVNTLYQRMRELGIQSLNGTYSNDDREQMDLEFQALYKEIGRIGNSVTFNGHNLLNTDGEIGIQVDFEVSQGNKVPVKTINIGNLDALSSNPTPTSFAKSQINQPTGFDGIINVLGIPLGDSVNISLAGETLNISYDIANGLLAPNTATANNGAGFNSVLANWVNTNSALQTAGYSAAFNSGDGSIVLSNSNGDVSTGAMSFSAIDGPLGAPFSISQTSIPAGTPPPEPEPPGSAMDIRTQASATTSIDTIDRRLGVLTDFLTETGSTLNRLQQVHHSLQSKIEIDKGVRSIIQDADYAKTVATYTKELILNQSATAMLAQSKNVPLNIINNLLR
- a CDS encoding class I SAM-dependent methyltransferase; its protein translation is MPTPRIRYQTIEFDNQDIHLRCLRDKQQFSDPLGEAHSLGISSAQWSLFGVVWESSQILANKMQDFDIKGKRILELGCGIGLSSILLNTRNADITATDYHPQAGNFLAKNVTLNNGKEIPFLRTDWKDEHLGLGKFDLIIGSDLLYERNHIDLLSKFINQHANPKCEIILVDPGRGNHSRFSKKMVEFGYKHSQYKPDISDESIPFNGFILSYKRD
- a CDS encoding gamma-glutamylcyclotransferase family protein encodes the protein MRVKGRITCKSPMNHCFTYGTLMCQEIMQEVCGDSFHSVPGQITGFSRRCIQGEYYPGILASTEDTVEGVLYLDVSSQAWRRLDVFEGEQYQRQWVAVQLENGSTLMAETYVIRTEFIDVLDNKKWSFDDFLKNGKTHFQSQYSGYEAIDTETV